One Serinicoccus chungangensis genomic window carries:
- a CDS encoding ABC transporter ATP-binding protein: MSDVLEFAGVGVRRGTTDLLSGVDWSVEEGERWVVIGPNGAGKTTLLQLASGRMHPTTGVAGVLGEVLGAVDVFELRPRIGVSSAAVADRIPDEERVSDVVVTAAYGVVGRWREQYDETDDQRAAELLEALGVAHLATRRFGTLSEGERKRVQIARALMTDPELMLLDEPAAGLDLRGREDLVGRLSLLAEDLDAPALVLVTHHVEEIPPGFTDILMLREGTVVAAGPIELTLTAENLSATFGIPLVVDRHGDRWSARAATPVPASGSGSVPGTTA, encoded by the coding sequence ATGAGCGATGTCCTGGAATTCGCCGGTGTCGGGGTCCGGCGTGGCACGACCGACCTGCTCAGCGGGGTGGACTGGTCGGTCGAGGAGGGGGAGCGGTGGGTCGTCATCGGGCCCAACGGGGCCGGCAAGACCACGCTGCTCCAGCTCGCCTCCGGCCGCATGCACCCCACCACCGGTGTCGCCGGGGTCCTGGGTGAGGTGCTGGGGGCCGTCGACGTCTTCGAGCTCCGCCCCCGGATCGGGGTCTCCAGCGCCGCCGTCGCCGACCGCATCCCCGACGAGGAGCGGGTCAGCGACGTCGTGGTCACCGCCGCCTACGGGGTGGTCGGCCGCTGGCGCGAGCAGTACGACGAGACCGACGACCAGCGCGCCGCCGAGCTCCTCGAGGCGCTCGGGGTGGCGCACCTGGCGACCCGCCGGTTCGGCACCCTCTCCGAGGGCGAGCGCAAGCGGGTGCAGATCGCCCGGGCCCTCATGACCGACCCCGAGCTCATGCTGCTCGACGAGCCGGCCGCAGGCCTCGACCTGCGGGGCCGGGAGGACCTGGTCGGGCGGCTCAGCCTGCTCGCGGAGGACCTGGACGCCCCGGCGCTGGTGCTGGTCACGCACCACGTCGAGGAGATCCCGCCCGGCTTCACCGACATCCTCATGCTGCGCGAGGGCACGGTGGTCGCCGCCGGCCCGATCGAGCTCACGCTGACGGCCGAGAACCTCTCGGCGACCTTCGGCATACCGCTCGTCGTCGACCGCCACGGGGACCGCTGGTCGGCCCGCGCCGCGACCCCGGTGCCGGCGTCGGGGTCGGGGTCGGTGCCCGGCACCACCGCGTGA
- a CDS encoding four-helix bundle copper-binding protein, translated as MSDILSMHPDRDTFDLPQLRAAIEAASACASTCASCADACLRGGHAGDMVRCIDLCNQCAAICRTTADILSRPGPNGDSWEEVVRACIAVCRECADECGSHEMDHCRACAQACRECAEACETLLAVAD; from the coding sequence ATGAGCGACATCCTCAGCATGCACCCGGACCGCGACACCTTCGACCTTCCCCAGCTGCGGGCCGCCATCGAGGCGGCGTCGGCCTGCGCGAGCACCTGCGCGTCCTGCGCGGACGCCTGCCTGCGCGGAGGCCACGCCGGCGACATGGTCCGGTGCATCGACCTGTGCAACCAGTGCGCCGCCATCTGCCGCACCACCGCCGACATCCTCTCCCGCCCGGGGCCCAACGGGGACAGCTGGGAGGAGGTCGTGCGGGCGTGCATCGCGGTCTGCCGCGAGTGCGCCGACGAGTGCGGCAGCCACGAGATGGACCACTGCCGCGCCTGCGCGCAGGCCTGCCGCGAGTGCGCGGAGGCCTGCGAGACGCTGCTCGCCGTCGCGGACTGA
- the glgA gene encoding glycogen synthase: protein MRIDILTREYPPNVYGGAGVHVAELTRALRAVDGTQVQVRAFDEPADEPGTTGYAVPEDLADANGALRTLGVDLLMARDVATGGADLVHSHTWYANMGGHLGGALAQIPHVVSAHSLEPLRPWKAEQLGGGYAVSSMVEKVAYEGAAGVIAVSAGMRRDILAAYPGVDPDAVHVVHNGIDADLWQRDTSDDAAEFVRSKGIDPHARSVVFLGRITRQKGLPFLLKALRALDDDVQVVLLAGAPDTEEIKAEVIALVDQLRTERGEQAAPVVWIDDMLPRHQVVAVLSHATVFVCPSVYEPLGIVNLEAMACGAAVVATATGGIPEVVVDGETGWLVPIEQVQDGTGTPVDEDAFVADLGRALVEACSDAEEARRRGEAGRARAVEQFSWTTVAERTVEVYRAVLEGRAPDLPELG from the coding sequence GTGCGCATCGACATCCTCACCCGCGAGTACCCCCCCAACGTCTACGGCGGAGCCGGCGTCCACGTCGCCGAGCTGACCCGTGCCCTGCGAGCCGTCGACGGGACGCAGGTTCAGGTCAGAGCCTTCGACGAGCCCGCCGACGAGCCGGGCACGACCGGGTATGCCGTGCCCGAGGACCTCGCGGACGCCAACGGTGCGCTGCGCACCCTGGGCGTGGACCTCCTCATGGCGCGCGACGTCGCCACCGGGGGCGCGGACCTCGTGCACAGCCACACCTGGTACGCCAACATGGGCGGTCACCTGGGGGGTGCGCTGGCGCAGATCCCGCACGTGGTCAGCGCGCACAGCCTGGAGCCGCTGCGGCCCTGGAAGGCCGAGCAGCTCGGCGGCGGGTATGCCGTCTCCTCCATGGTCGAGAAGGTCGCCTACGAGGGCGCGGCCGGCGTCATCGCCGTCTCCGCAGGCATGCGCCGCGACATCCTGGCGGCCTACCCCGGCGTCGACCCGGACGCCGTCCACGTGGTGCACAACGGCATCGACGCCGACCTGTGGCAGCGGGACACCTCCGACGACGCCGCCGAGTTCGTGCGGTCGAAGGGGATCGACCCGCACGCCCGCAGCGTCGTCTTCCTGGGGCGGATCACCCGGCAGAAGGGCCTGCCCTTCCTGCTCAAGGCGCTGCGCGCGCTGGACGACGACGTGCAGGTCGTGCTCCTCGCGGGGGCGCCGGACACCGAGGAGATCAAGGCCGAGGTCATCGCCCTCGTGGACCAGCTGCGCACCGAGCGGGGCGAGCAGGCGGCGCCCGTGGTGTGGATCGACGACATGCTGCCGCGCCACCAGGTCGTCGCCGTGCTCTCCCACGCCACCGTCTTCGTGTGCCCCTCCGTCTACGAGCCGCTCGGCATCGTCAACCTCGAGGCGATGGCCTGCGGCGCCGCGGTGGTCGCGACCGCGACGGGCGGCATCCCCGAGGTTGTCGTCGACGGCGAGACCGGCTGGCTGGTGCCCATCGAGCAGGTCCAGGACGGCACCGGCACGCCGGTCGACGAGGACGCCTTCGTCGCCGACCTGGGCCGGGCCCTGGTGGAGGCCTGCTCGGACGCCGAGGAGGCGCGCCGGCGGGGCGAGGCCGGTCGGGCACGGGCGGTCGAGCAGTTCAGCTGGACCACGGTGGCCGAGCGCACCGTCGAGGTCTACCGCGCCGTCCTGGAGGGCCGTGCCCCGGACCTGCCCGAGCTCGGCTGA
- the glgC gene encoding glucose-1-phosphate adenylyltransferase: protein MAAQRGSRLKVLAIVLAGGEGKRLMPLTADRAKPAVPFGGIYRLIDFALSNMVNSGYLKIVVLTQYKSHSLDAHITKTWRMSTLLGNYVAPVPAQQRLGKSWFSGSADAIYQSLNLVHDERPDIVVVVGADHVYRMDFAQMVEQHVETGAGCTVAAIRQPISLADQFGVIDVNQEDPRQIREFLEKPADPRGLPDAPDEVLASMGNYVFTTEALEAAVRMDALNEGSKHDMGGDIVPAFVDKGDAWVYDFKDNEIAGATDRDRGYWRDVGTIDSYYDSHMDLVSVHPVFNLYNEAWPIFTNYGPHPPAKFVHGSGDRVGHAVNSAVSPGCVISGATVTDSVLSPRVMVHSFSHVTGSVLMDRVEVGRSCQIHRAIIDKDVRVPAGVHIGVDHEHDRQRGFTVTDSGIVVVGKGTVISE from the coding sequence ATGGCAGCGCAACGAGGCAGTCGGCTCAAGGTCCTGGCGATCGTCCTGGCGGGTGGGGAGGGCAAGCGGCTGATGCCGCTGACCGCGGACCGGGCCAAGCCCGCCGTCCCGTTCGGGGGGATCTACCGCCTCATCGACTTCGCCCTGTCCAACATGGTCAACTCCGGCTACCTCAAGATCGTCGTGCTGACGCAGTACAAGTCGCACAGCCTGGACGCGCACATCACCAAGACGTGGCGTATGTCAACCCTCCTGGGCAACTACGTCGCGCCGGTCCCCGCCCAGCAGCGGCTCGGCAAGAGCTGGTTCTCCGGGTCGGCGGACGCGATCTACCAGAGCCTCAACCTCGTGCACGACGAGCGGCCGGACATCGTGGTCGTCGTCGGCGCCGACCACGTCTACCGCATGGACTTCGCCCAGATGGTCGAGCAGCACGTCGAGACCGGCGCCGGTTGCACGGTCGCGGCGATCCGGCAGCCGATCAGCCTGGCCGACCAGTTCGGGGTCATCGACGTCAACCAGGAGGACCCGCGGCAGATCCGCGAGTTCCTGGAGAAGCCGGCCGACCCGCGGGGGCTGCCCGACGCCCCGGACGAGGTGCTGGCCTCGATGGGGAACTACGTGTTCACCACCGAGGCGCTCGAGGCCGCGGTGCGGATGGACGCCCTCAACGAGGGGTCCAAGCACGACATGGGCGGTGACATCGTCCCGGCCTTCGTGGACAAGGGCGACGCCTGGGTCTACGACTTCAAGGACAACGAGATCGCCGGGGCGACCGACCGGGACCGCGGCTACTGGCGCGACGTCGGCACCATCGACTCCTACTACGACTCGCACATGGACCTGGTGTCGGTGCACCCGGTGTTCAACCTCTACAACGAGGCCTGGCCGATCTTCACGAACTACGGCCCGCACCCGCCGGCCAAGTTCGTGCACGGCTCCGGCGACCGGGTCGGGCACGCCGTGAACTCCGCGGTGTCCCCGGGGTGCGTCATCTCCGGCGCGACGGTCACCGACTCCGTCCTCTCACCGCGGGTCATGGTGCACAGCTTCAGCCACGTGACCGGCTCGGTGCTCATGGACCGGGTCGAGGTCGGGCGCTCGTGCCAGATCCACCGCGCGATCATCGACAAGGACGTCCGGGTGCCCGCCGGGGTGCACATCGGCGTCGACCACGAGCACGACCGGCAGCGGGGCTTCACGGTCACCGACTCGGGCATCGTCGTCGTCGGCAAGGGCACGGTCATCTCCGAGTAG
- the fabI gene encoding enoyl-ACP reductase FabI: MLLEGKKLLITGVLMDSSIAFHVARLAQEQGAEVVLTSFGRTLKITQAISRRLPRAAPVIELDVQNDEHLDTLADRVGEHTDHLDGVLHSIGFAPRGAFDFLGASWEDVATAMQVSAYSLKSLAVAALPRMREGGAVVGLTFDAQYAWPVYDWMGVSKAAFEATSRYLARDLGPKGIRSNLVSAGPISTTAAKSIPEFDQFARWSEHSPLGWDVKDPVPAAQACVALLSDWFPATTGEIVHVDGGFHATGF; the protein is encoded by the coding sequence ATGCTCCTCGAGGGAAAGAAGCTCCTGATCACCGGTGTCCTCATGGACTCCTCCATCGCCTTCCACGTGGCCCGGCTCGCCCAGGAGCAGGGAGCCGAGGTGGTGCTCACCTCGTTCGGCCGGACGTTGAAGATCACCCAGGCCATCAGCCGCCGGCTGCCGCGGGCCGCGCCGGTCATCGAGCTGGACGTGCAGAACGACGAGCACCTCGACACCCTGGCGGACCGCGTCGGTGAGCACACCGACCACCTCGACGGGGTGCTGCACTCCATCGGCTTCGCCCCGCGGGGGGCCTTCGACTTCCTCGGGGCGTCGTGGGAGGACGTCGCGACGGCGATGCAGGTCAGCGCCTACTCCCTGAAGTCGCTGGCGGTGGCCGCCCTGCCGCGTATGCGCGAGGGAGGCGCGGTCGTCGGGCTCACCTTCGACGCGCAGTACGCCTGGCCGGTCTACGACTGGATGGGTGTCTCCAAGGCGGCCTTCGAGGCGACCAGCCGCTACCTCGCCCGGGACCTGGGGCCGAAGGGCATCCGCTCCAACCTCGTCTCCGCCGGGCCGATCTCGACCACGGCGGCCAAGTCGATCCCGGAGTTCGACCAGTTCGCCCGGTGGAGCGAGCACTCGCCCCTGGGCTGGGACGTCAAGGACCCGGTCCCGGCGGCCCAGGCGTGCGTGGCGCTGCTGTCCGACTGGTTCCCGGCGACGACCGGCGAGATCGTGCACGTGGACGGCGGCTTCCACGCCACCGGCTTCTGA
- the fabG gene encoding beta-ketoacyl-ACP reductase → MTNPSDPSVPPAAVLVTGGNRGIGLAIARAFAEAGDDVVITHRSGEPPEGLRGVRCDVTDAASVDAAFTEAEQLLGRPVDVLVANAGITKDTLLMRMSDEEFESVLDTNLAGAFRCARRASKGMIRARAGRIILISSVVGLYGSPGQTNYAASKAGLVGLARSITRELGGRGITANVVAPGFIETEMTEQLSEDRRATYLSGIPAGRFARPEEVAGVVRFLAGPDAAYISGAVIPVDGGLGMGH, encoded by the coding sequence GTGACGAATCCCAGCGACCCCTCCGTCCCCCCGGCCGCCGTGCTCGTGACCGGTGGCAACCGCGGTATCGGTCTGGCCATCGCCCGCGCGTTCGCCGAGGCCGGCGACGACGTCGTCATCACCCACCGCAGCGGCGAGCCCCCCGAGGGCCTGCGCGGTGTGCGCTGCGACGTGACCGACGCAGCCAGCGTGGACGCCGCCTTCACCGAGGCCGAGCAGCTGCTCGGACGCCCGGTGGACGTGCTCGTCGCCAACGCCGGCATCACCAAGGACACCCTGCTCATGCGGATGAGCGACGAGGAGTTCGAGTCGGTCCTGGACACCAACCTCGCCGGTGCCTTCCGGTGCGCGCGCCGCGCGTCCAAGGGCATGATCCGGGCCCGCGCGGGACGGATCATCCTCATCTCCTCCGTGGTGGGGCTCTACGGCTCGCCGGGGCAGACCAACTACGCCGCGTCCAAGGCCGGGCTCGTCGGCCTCGCCCGCTCGATTACCCGTGAGCTGGGGGGACGCGGCATCACCGCCAACGTCGTCGCCCCCGGGTTCATCGAGACGGAGATGACCGAGCAGCTGTCCGAGGACCGGCGCGCGACCTACCTGTCCGGCATCCCCGCCGGGAGGTTCGCCCGGCCCGAGGAGGTGGCCGGGGTCGTGCGCTTCCTCGCCGGCCCCGACGCGGCCTACATCAGCGGCGCGGTGATCCCCGTCGACGGCGGGCTCGGGATGGGCCACTGA
- a CDS encoding DUF3099 domain-containing protein has protein sequence MPTSSAPRAGARRPAQGVTSARRSVEDDRKRRMWQYLTAMGIRTVSFPVAVWAFTTQRYALAWVAVFLAVVIPAFAVMVANAVDQRRGPASAPQAPTRGLGTGPVPDPAAADGARSATVISGTVVGDRHTPRGPDAS, from the coding sequence GTGCCCACCTCCTCCGCCCCGCGCGCCGGAGCACGACGCCCGGCGCAGGGGGTGACGAGCGCCCGACGCTCCGTCGAGGACGACCGGAAGCGTCGGATGTGGCAGTACCTCACGGCCATGGGCATCCGGACGGTCTCCTTCCCCGTCGCGGTGTGGGCGTTCACGACCCAGCGGTACGCCCTCGCCTGGGTGGCCGTCTTCCTCGCCGTGGTCATCCCCGCGTTCGCGGTCATGGTCGCCAACGCGGTCGACCAGAGGCGCGGCCCGGCGTCCGCGCCCCAGGCGCCGACCCGCGGCCTGGGCACCGGCCCCGTGCCCGACCCGGCCGCCGCCGACGGTGCCCGCAGCGCGACGGTCATCAGCGGCACGGTCGTGGGCGACCGGCACACCCCACGCGGCCCCGACGCGTCGTGA
- a CDS encoding SURF1 family protein codes for MWQVLRRPRWLGYLALAVLFAVITAGLGSWQWHRHQGRVEDRAVVEANYGQAPVPLDEALGREGELADPQRWTRVEATGRYLADEQHLVRNRPYEGVFGYEVLVPLALPDGSALAVDRGWVRNAPTAQQLPDVPDAPTGEVTVTGWLLPPERDLGRAPVQGQLASISVDGLAAATGLDLRPAYLVLEGEQPAPASRPEPLPAPDTGLGSHLAYALQWWLTVPVGVVLVLVMARREAQDEALAGSGRGRDTADVDGGDRSLVGASSGASATPPGRRRPPRSRKVRIWDEEDV; via the coding sequence GTGTGGCAGGTCCTGCGCCGACCCCGCTGGCTCGGCTACCTCGCGCTCGCCGTGCTGTTCGCGGTCATCACCGCGGGCCTGGGCTCCTGGCAGTGGCACCGGCACCAGGGCAGGGTCGAGGACCGCGCCGTGGTCGAGGCGAACTACGGGCAGGCTCCGGTGCCCCTGGACGAGGCCCTGGGCCGCGAGGGCGAGCTCGCGGACCCGCAGCGGTGGACGCGGGTCGAGGCGACCGGTCGCTACCTCGCCGACGAGCAGCACCTCGTCCGCAACCGTCCCTACGAGGGCGTCTTCGGCTACGAGGTGCTGGTGCCCCTGGCCCTGCCGGACGGGTCGGCGCTCGCGGTGGACCGCGGCTGGGTCCGGAACGCCCCCACGGCCCAGCAGCTGCCGGACGTGCCGGACGCCCCCACCGGCGAGGTGACGGTCACCGGGTGGTTGCTGCCCCCCGAGCGTGACCTCGGCCGTGCGCCGGTCCAGGGGCAGCTCGCCTCGATCAGCGTGGACGGGCTCGCCGCGGCGACCGGCCTGGACCTGCGCCCGGCCTACCTCGTGCTGGAGGGCGAGCAGCCGGCGCCGGCGTCCCGCCCCGAGCCGCTCCCGGCGCCCGACACCGGCCTCGGCTCGCACCTCGCCTACGCGCTCCAGTGGTGGCTCACCGTGCCGGTCGGTGTCGTGCTCGTGCTCGTCATGGCTCGTCGCGAGGCGCAGGACGAGGCCCTGGCCGGGTCCGGACGTGGTCGCGACACCGCCGACGTCGACGGCGGGGACCGATCGCTGGTGGGGGCCTCCTCCGGCGCCTCGGCCACGCCGCCGGGCCGCCGCCGCCCCCCGCGCAGCCGCAAGGTCCGCATCTGGGACGAGGAGGACGTCTGA
- a CDS encoding ABC transporter ATP-binding protein: MRGGSFRSFAQDRSVQDRRIGRDTARRVASYGRPFLGRIAAYLALTIVAGAIVTAVPLLLGRIIDDGVEVGDRDVVVRLSLLVAGLAVLEAVVTIVTRWFGSRIGEGLIYHLRRQVFAHVLRQPIAFFTRAQTGALVSRLNTDVIGAQTAFTSILSGFVSSLVQLVLILVALFSMSWQITLLALALVPLFIVPARFMGARLSALTRRQMGLNADMQARMTERFNVGGALLVRLFGRPATEDEEYAERAAGVRDSGIAIAVNRVFFMAALGLVAALATALVYGMGGLMVVSGSLTTGTLVAMSTLLTRMYGPLTSLSNVRVDIMTALVSFERIFEVLDLRPLVGEADRPRAIPSGPVSVELEGVSFAYPSADEVSIASLEQRPGAETQDGHQVLQDVTATVPAGSMVALVGPSGAGKTTLTTLVARLYDPSAGRVRIGGVDLRDVSFDALRETVGVVTQEAHMFNDTVRANLLYARPEASETQIWHALEGARIADLVRRLPDGLDTVVGDRGHRLSGGEKQRLAIARLLLKSPAVVVLDEATAHLDSESEAAVQRALDEALQGRTSLVIAHRLSTVRDADEILVLEHGRVVQRGTHEQLLAEGGLYAALYRTQFRD, translated from the coding sequence ATGCGCGGCGGCTCGTTCCGCAGCTTCGCCCAGGACCGCAGCGTCCAGGACCGGCGGATCGGGAGGGACACCGCGCGCCGGGTCGCGTCCTACGGTCGCCCCTTCCTCGGCCGGATCGCCGCCTACCTCGCACTGACCATCGTGGCCGGGGCCATCGTCACCGCGGTGCCGCTGCTGCTGGGCCGCATCATCGACGACGGCGTCGAGGTGGGGGACCGCGACGTCGTCGTCCGGCTCTCCCTCCTGGTCGCGGGTCTCGCGGTGCTCGAGGCGGTGGTGACCATCGTCACGCGCTGGTTCGGCTCCCGGATCGGCGAGGGTCTCATCTACCACCTGCGGCGCCAGGTCTTCGCGCACGTCCTGCGCCAGCCGATCGCCTTCTTCACCCGCGCCCAGACCGGCGCCCTCGTCTCGCGGCTCAACACCGACGTCATCGGCGCCCAGACCGCGTTCACCTCCATCCTGTCCGGCTTCGTCAGCAGCCTGGTGCAGCTGGTGCTCATCCTCGTGGCGCTGTTCTCCATGAGCTGGCAGATCACCCTGCTGGCCCTGGCCCTCGTGCCGCTGTTCATCGTCCCGGCGCGCTTCATGGGGGCCCGGCTCTCCGCGCTGACCCGGCGCCAGATGGGGCTCAACGCCGACATGCAGGCGCGGATGACCGAGCGCTTCAACGTCGGTGGCGCCCTGCTCGTGCGGCTCTTCGGGCGGCCGGCGACCGAGGACGAGGAGTATGCCGAGCGTGCCGCCGGGGTGCGCGACTCCGGGATCGCCATCGCGGTCAACCGGGTGTTCTTCATGGCGGCGCTGGGTCTGGTCGCGGCGCTGGCCACCGCGCTGGTCTACGGCATGGGCGGACTCATGGTCGTCTCGGGGTCGCTCACGACCGGCACCCTGGTCGCCATGTCCACGCTGCTCACCCGGATGTACGGCCCGCTCACCTCGCTGTCCAACGTGCGGGTGGACATCATGACCGCCCTGGTGAGCTTCGAGCGGATCTTCGAGGTGCTCGACCTTCGCCCGCTGGTGGGTGAGGCGGACCGGCCCCGCGCCATCCCCTCCGGGCCGGTGTCGGTGGAGCTCGAGGGCGTCAGCTTCGCCTACCCCTCCGCCGACGAGGTGTCCATCGCCTCGCTCGAGCAGCGCCCGGGGGCCGAGACCCAGGACGGTCACCAGGTGCTGCAGGACGTCACCGCGACCGTGCCGGCCGGGTCCATGGTGGCGCTCGTCGGACCCTCGGGCGCCGGCAAGACCACCCTCACCACCCTGGTGGCGCGGCTCTACGACCCCTCGGCGGGGCGGGTGCGGATCGGCGGGGTGGACCTGCGGGACGTGTCCTTCGACGCGCTGCGCGAGACGGTGGGGGTGGTGACGCAGGAGGCGCACATGTTCAACGACACCGTGCGCGCCAACCTGCTCTACGCCCGGCCCGAGGCCAGCGAGACCCAGATCTGGCACGCCCTCGAGGGCGCCCGGATCGCCGACCTCGTCCGGCGTCTGCCGGACGGCCTGGACACCGTGGTCGGGGACCGCGGCCACCGGCTCTCCGGCGGGGAGAAGCAGCGGCTGGCCATCGCCCGTCTGCTGCTCAAGTCACCGGCCGTGGTGGTGCTCGACGAGGCGACCGCCCACCTGGACAGCGAGTCCGAGGCGGCGGTCCAGCGCGCGCTGGACGAGGCGCTGCAGGGGCGCACCTCGCTCGTCATCGCCCACCGCCTCTCGACGGTGCGCGACGCCGACGAGATCCTCGTGCTGGAGCACGGGCGGGTCGTCCAGCGCGGCACCCACGAGCAGCTGCTCGCCGAGGGCGGTCTCTACGCCGCGCTCTACCGCACCCAGTTCCGCGACTGA
- the abc-f gene encoding ribosomal protection-like ABC-F family protein → MISAAGVEIRVGSRLLMEDVTFRVGPGDRVGLVGRNGAGKTTLTRLLSGEGQPAGGTITRTGQIGYLPQDPRTGDLEVLGRDRILSARGLDEIIRGLRRAEETMAAADGEERDRAMARYTRLDAEFSSRGGYAAESEAASIASSLGLPDRVLEQPLRTLSGGQRRRIELARILFSGADTLLLDEPTNHLDADSVAWLREHLKSHTGGLMVISHDVDLIETVVTKVFYLDANRQVLDVYNMGWKSYLAQREADERRRHRERANTEKKATALLAQADKMRAKATKAVAAQNMARRAERMMAGLEGERQSDKVAKLRFPTPASCGRTPLTAEGLSRSYGSLEIFTDVDLAIDRGSKVVVLGLNGAGKTTLLRLLAGIDDPDTGEVQPGHGLKLGYYAQEHETLDVRRSVLDNMKSAAPDLDETETRKVLGSFLFSGDDVDKPAGVLSGGEKTRLALATLVVSAANVLLLDEPTNNLDPASREEVLSALRSYEGAVVLVSHDEGAVRALEPERVLLLPDGVEDLWGRDYEDLIALA, encoded by the coding sequence GTGATCAGCGCAGCCGGTGTCGAGATCCGGGTGGGCTCCCGCCTGCTCATGGAGGACGTCACCTTCCGCGTCGGTCCCGGGGACCGCGTCGGTCTGGTCGGGCGCAACGGCGCCGGCAAGACGACCCTCACCCGGCTGCTCTCCGGCGAGGGGCAGCCGGCCGGCGGCACCATCACCCGCACGGGGCAGATCGGCTACCTCCCGCAGGACCCCCGCACCGGGGACCTGGAGGTGCTCGGGCGGGACCGCATCCTCTCCGCGCGCGGGCTCGACGAGATCATCCGCGGGCTGCGCCGGGCGGAGGAGACCATGGCCGCCGCCGACGGCGAGGAGCGCGACCGGGCGATGGCGCGCTACACGCGGCTGGACGCGGAGTTCAGCAGCCGCGGAGGGTATGCCGCCGAGTCCGAGGCCGCCTCGATCGCCAGCAGCCTGGGCCTGCCGGACCGGGTCCTCGAGCAGCCCCTGCGCACCCTCTCCGGCGGGCAGCGCCGCCGCATCGAGCTGGCGCGCATCCTCTTCTCCGGCGCCGACACGCTCCTGCTCGACGAGCCGACCAACCACCTGGACGCCGACTCGGTCGCCTGGCTGCGCGAGCACCTCAAGTCCCACACCGGCGGCCTCATGGTGATCTCGCACGACGTCGACCTCATCGAGACCGTCGTGACGAAGGTCTTCTACCTCGACGCGAACCGGCAGGTCCTGGACGTCTACAACATGGGGTGGAAGTCCTACCTCGCCCAGCGCGAGGCCGACGAGCGGCGGCGCCACCGGGAGCGCGCCAACACCGAGAAGAAGGCCACCGCGCTGCTGGCGCAGGCCGACAAGATGCGCGCGAAGGCGACCAAGGCGGTGGCCGCCCAGAACATGGCCCGCCGGGCCGAGCGCATGATGGCCGGGCTGGAGGGCGAGCGGCAGAGCGACAAGGTGGCCAAGCTGCGCTTCCCGACCCCGGCCTCCTGCGGCCGGACCCCGCTCACCGCGGAGGGCCTGTCCCGGTCCTACGGCAGCCTGGAGATCTTCACCGACGTCGACCTGGCGATCGACCGCGGCTCGAAGGTCGTGGTGCTCGGGCTCAACGGTGCCGGCAAGACCACCCTGCTGCGCCTGCTCGCGGGCATCGACGACCCGGACACGGGCGAGGTCCAGCCCGGCCACGGGCTCAAGCTCGGCTACTACGCCCAGGAGCACGAGACCCTCGACGTGCGGCGCAGCGTGCTGGACAACATGAAGTCGGCCGCGCCCGACCTGGACGAGACCGAGACCCGCAAGGTCCTGGGCTCCTTCCTCTTCTCCGGCGACGACGTCGACAAGCCCGCGGGCGTGCTGTCCGGTGGGGAGAAGACGCGGCTGGCCCTGGCCACCCTCGTCGTGTCCGCCGCCAACGTGCTGCTCCTGGACGAGCCGACCAACAACCTCGACCCGGCCTCCCGGGAAGAGGTGCTGTCCGCGCTGCGTTCCTACGAGGGGGCCGTCGTCCTGGTCAGCCACGACGAGGGCGCCGTCCGGGCCCTGGAGCCCGAGCGGGTGCTCCTGCTCCCCGACGGGGTCGAGGACCTGTGGGGACGTGACTACGAAGATCTCATCGCCCTGGCCTGA